A portion of the Acidisarcina polymorpha genome contains these proteins:
- a CDS encoding type II secretion system F family protein, whose amino-acid sequence MAEFVIKLADERGHIQEQTQSASSAEELRSKFTTAGYYVYSVKPRGFSTKRKKAKLETFIIFNEQFLTLVRAGLPILGSLDMLAKQQKNPAFAAQLQNVAQRVRTGESISAAFEAQGGFPLIYTTTLLAGERSGNLEEVLSRFLSFQRISLSFRKKLQASLVYPALLLSMVGLLFIFLITFVVPQFAKLYDSVGTKLPGITLALLALGTGAQKYALYVIPAVLAIVYLVLRWSKTEAGSSRIDAIRVRMPIFGTIWLKYQVALFARTLSTLLTGGLPLVPSLETAAKSISSKSIAKAVFTSVGRVREGKGLALSLKQTKIFPELSTEMIEVGESTGALPQMLNSVAEFFEEDVQNALTASLALIEPAILIVMGIVVVIILIALYLPIFSLGQAGAMQGH is encoded by the coding sequence ATGGCAGAATTCGTAATCAAACTCGCCGACGAACGTGGTCATATCCAGGAGCAGACCCAGTCCGCCTCCTCGGCCGAAGAATTGCGTTCAAAGTTCACGACCGCCGGCTATTACGTCTATTCGGTGAAGCCGCGCGGTTTCTCGACCAAGCGCAAAAAAGCCAAGCTCGAGACCTTCATCATCTTTAACGAGCAGTTTCTGACCCTAGTCCGCGCCGGACTGCCGATTCTCGGCTCGCTCGACATGTTGGCCAAGCAGCAGAAAAATCCGGCCTTCGCCGCGCAACTGCAGAACGTCGCCCAGCGGGTGCGGACCGGCGAGTCGATCTCCGCCGCCTTCGAGGCCCAGGGTGGATTTCCGCTCATCTACACCACCACGCTGCTGGCCGGCGAACGCTCCGGCAACCTCGAAGAGGTCCTCAGCCGCTTCCTTTCCTTCCAAAGGATCTCACTCAGCTTTCGCAAGAAGCTGCAGGCCTCGCTGGTCTATCCAGCGCTCCTGCTGAGCATGGTAGGGCTGCTCTTCATCTTCCTGATTACGTTCGTTGTGCCGCAGTTTGCCAAGCTCTACGACTCCGTCGGCACCAAACTGCCTGGCATCACCCTGGCTCTGCTTGCGCTCGGTACGGGCGCCCAGAAGTACGCCCTCTACGTGATCCCAGCTGTCCTCGCCATTGTCTATCTCGTCCTGCGCTGGAGCAAGACGGAGGCCGGCTCTTCGCGTATCGACGCGATCCGCGTCAGAATGCCGATCTTCGGCACCATCTGGCTGAAATATCAGGTCGCCCTCTTTGCCCGGACTCTATCCACCCTGTTGACTGGCGGCCTGCCGCTGGTTCCTTCGCTCGAAACCGCGGCAAAATCCATTTCGAGCAAAAGCATCGCCAAGGCCGTCTTTACATCAGTCGGGCGGGTTCGAGAAGGTAAAGGGCTGGCGCTCAGCCTTAAGCAAACCAAGATTTTCCCGGAACTCTCTACGGAAATGATCGAAGTCGGCGAATCGACCGGCGCGTTGCCCCAGATGTTGAACTCGGTGGCGGAGTTTTTTGAAGAAGACGTGCAAAACGCGCTGACCGCATCGCTCGCGCTGATTGAGCCGGCGATCCTCATCGTGATGGGCATCGTTGTGGTGATTATCCTGATTGCGCTGTACCTGCCCATTTTCTCGTTAGGGCAAGCTGGAGCGATGCAGGGGCACTAA
- a CDS encoding GspE/PulE family protein, whose translation MATEIAVLPLASEYDETANAQSLARRYRCEFIDLKHYKIQHEVVRAVPVDLMFRYNFVPLEQMDDRLVIAVADPSRLMILDEISGLLGQRIITKVATLTQITDLLKKTEQSQRVLDEATEGLTFDVIPSDENSDENISIEKLTSEEDISPIIRLVDTTIFTALERRASDIHIETYDDSLHVKYRIDGVLQAAMAPIAREHHQTILSRIKVMSELDIAERRVPQDGRFRVRYKGRLIDFRVSIMPTVHGENAVLRVLDKESMSEKFSKLTLDVVGFGEDDLYRFRRYIREPYGMVLVTGPTGSGKTTTLYAALNEIKSDEDKIITIEDPVEYQIRGITQIPVNEKKGLTFARGLRSILRHDPDKILVGEIRDQETAQIAINSALTGHLVFTTVHANNVVDVLGRFLNMGVEVYNFVSALNCILAQRLVRLTCDFCARPVKHSEELLIQSGLHVDEWRDFEFREGAGCIECGGTGFRGRTAIHELLDLTDPIREIILEKKPASEVRRLAKAEGMQFLRESAIDRVKRGLTSLREINKVTFIEANR comes from the coding sequence ATGGCAACCGAAATAGCAGTTCTACCCTTAGCCTCCGAATACGATGAAACCGCCAACGCCCAATCCTTGGCGCGCCGCTATCGCTGCGAATTCATCGATCTGAAGCACTACAAGATCCAGCATGAAGTTGTCCGCGCCGTGCCGGTCGATCTCATGTTCCGCTACAATTTCGTGCCGCTCGAGCAGATGGACGACCGCCTCGTGATCGCCGTCGCCGACCCCAGCCGCCTGATGATCCTCGACGAGATCTCGGGGCTGCTCGGCCAGAGGATCATCACCAAGGTCGCCACCCTCACCCAGATCACCGACCTGCTCAAGAAAACCGAGCAATCGCAGCGTGTCCTCGATGAGGCGACTGAGGGCTTGACCTTTGACGTCATCCCTTCCGATGAGAATTCTGACGAGAATATTTCGATCGAGAAGCTGACCTCCGAAGAAGACATCAGCCCGATCATCCGGCTGGTCGATACGACCATCTTCACGGCTCTCGAACGGCGCGCCTCCGATATTCACATCGAGACCTACGACGACAGCCTGCACGTGAAGTACCGCATCGACGGTGTGCTCCAGGCGGCGATGGCGCCGATAGCCCGCGAACATCATCAGACTATCCTCTCCCGAATTAAGGTCATGAGCGAGCTCGATATCGCCGAACGCCGCGTCCCCCAGGACGGCCGCTTTCGCGTCCGCTACAAGGGCCGCCTCATCGACTTCCGCGTCTCGATCATGCCGACCGTGCATGGCGAGAACGCCGTTCTCCGTGTGCTCGATAAGGAGTCGATGAGTGAAAAGTTCTCGAAGCTCACCCTCGACGTAGTCGGTTTCGGCGAAGACGATCTCTACCGCTTTCGCCGCTACATTCGCGAGCCTTATGGCATGGTGCTGGTTACCGGACCGACTGGCTCCGGTAAGACGACGACCCTCTACGCCGCGCTCAACGAGATCAAGTCCGATGAAGACAAAATCATCACCATTGAGGACCCGGTCGAATACCAGATCCGCGGCATCACCCAGATTCCGGTCAATGAAAAGAAAGGCCTCACCTTCGCCCGCGGCTTACGCTCGATCCTCCGTCACGATCCCGACAAGATCCTGGTCGGCGAAATCCGCGACCAGGAGACCGCCCAGATCGCCATTAACTCGGCGCTCACCGGTCACTTGGTCTTCACCACCGTCCACGCCAACAACGTGGTCGATGTGCTCGGACGCTTCCTCAACATGGGCGTCGAAGTTTACAACTTTGTCTCTGCGTTGAACTGCATCCTCGCCCAGCGTCTCGTCCGTCTCACCTGCGACTTTTGCGCGAGACCGGTCAAACACAGCGAAGAGCTGCTGATCCAGAGCGGTCTCCACGTGGACGAGTGGCGTGACTTTGAATTCCGCGAAGGCGCCGGGTGCATTGAGTGCGGAGGCACCGGGTTCCGTGGCCGTACCGCCATTCACGAGCTGCTCGACCTCACCGACCCGATCCGCGAAATCATCCTCGAAAAGAAGCCAGCCTCCGAAGTTCGCCGTCTCGCCAAGGCCGAGGGCATGCAGTTCCTTCGCGAATCCGCCATCGATCGCGTCAAACGCGGTCTCACCTCGCTCCGCGAGATCAACAAGGTCACCTTCATCGAAGCGAACCGCTAA